The proteins below are encoded in one region of Brassica napus cultivar Da-Ae chromosome A6, Da-Ae, whole genome shotgun sequence:
- the LOC106347793 gene encoding pectinesterase inhibitor 11-like: MAKLNQTFFLILSICYFLSPALTAATTALRAGASNKAVNFIQTSCKTTTYPAVCFHSLSAYANAIQTSPKRLAETALAVTLSRAQSTKLFVSRLTRFKGLKKREIEAIKDCVEEINDTIDRLTKSVQEMKLCGSAKNQEQFAFHMSNAQTWTSAALTDENTCSDGFSGRVMDGRIKNSVRARIVNVGHETSNALSLINAFAKKY; the protein is encoded by the coding sequence ATGGccaaactaaaccaaacttTCTTTCTAATCCTCTCAATCTGCTACTTCTTATCGCCGGCGCTCACTGCCGCCACCACAGCCTTACGGGCTGGAGCTTCCAATAAAGCCGTAAACTTCATCCAAACATCTTGCAAAACCACCACATACCCAGCCGTCTGCTTCCACTCCCTCTCAGCCTACGCAAATGCCATACAAACAAGCCCTAAACGCTTAGCCGAGACCGCTCTAGCCGTTACCCTGAGCCGAGCCCAATCCACGAAACTCTTCGTCTCGCGTCTGACGCGTTTCAAGGGCCTTAAGAAGCGCGAGATCGAAGCCATCAAGGACTGCGTGGAGGAGATCAACGATACCATTGACCGTTTAACTAAGTCGGTCCAAGAGATGAAGCTATGTGGGAGTGCCAAAAATCAAGAACAGTTTGCGTTCCACATGAGTAATGCTCAGACTTGGACTAGTGCGGCTTTGACCGATGAGAACACTTGCTCAGATGGTTTCTCGGGTCGGGTCATGGATGGAAGGATCAAGAACTCGGTTCGAGCTAGAATTGTTAACGTGGGCCACGAAACCAGCAACGCCTTATCCTTGATTAATGCATTTGCTAaaaagtattaa